The Desulfonatronovibrio magnus genome has a window encoding:
- a CDS encoding proline iminopeptidase-family hydrolase — MNKSETKLSAPAAYLDYSGRDDVLSGGVKMVPVDTPHGKFRVWTKRIGNNPDVKVLLLHGGPGGTHEYLEAFDSYFPVAGIEYYYYNQLGSKYSDQPDIPELWEIDRFVDEVEQVRKALGLQKQNFYLYGQSWGGILAIEYALKFQHNLKGLIISNMMSSMPAYNKYALDVLIPSMDQAAVAEIKKMEAEDDVENPRYMELLIEHHYIHHVLRMPHDQWPDPIDRAFKHLNPKVYIPMQGPSELGASGILAKWDRSAELEKILTPTLVVGSQHDTMDPEHMAWMADQIPRARHLHCPNGSHMAMYDDQQVYFDGLVRFIYDVEKGKI, encoded by the coding sequence ATGAACAAATCCGAAACAAAATTATCTGCTCCGGCAGCATACTTAGACTATTCTGGGCGAGACGATGTACTTAGCGGGGGCGTTAAAATGGTACCAGTTGACACGCCTCACGGAAAATTCCGGGTATGGACAAAACGGATCGGAAACAACCCGGACGTCAAGGTACTGCTGCTGCACGGCGGGCCTGGAGGGACGCACGAATACCTTGAAGCCTTTGACAGCTATTTTCCCGTTGCAGGCATTGAATACTATTATTACAATCAGCTGGGATCAAAGTACAGTGATCAGCCTGACATACCAGAACTATGGGAAATAGACAGGTTCGTGGACGAGGTGGAACAAGTACGCAAGGCCCTTGGACTCCAGAAGCAGAACTTTTATCTTTACGGGCAGTCATGGGGTGGAATTCTGGCCATTGAGTATGCTCTTAAGTTTCAACATAACCTTAAGGGGCTGATCATCTCAAATATGATGTCAAGCATGCCAGCCTATAATAAATACGCCTTAGACGTACTCATTCCATCCATGGATCAGGCAGCAGTAGCTGAAATCAAGAAAATGGAGGCTGAGGATGATGTGGAAAATCCCCGCTATATGGAGCTGCTGATTGAGCATCATTATATTCACCATGTATTGCGTATGCCGCATGACCAATGGCCGGATCCAATTGACCGCGCGTTCAAACACCTCAACCCCAAAGTCTATATTCCAATGCAGGGGCCCAGCGAACTGGGAGCAAGCGGCATACTGGCAAAATGGGACCGCAGCGCTGAACTTGAAAAAATTCTAACACCCACTCTTGTAGTTGGATCACAGCACGACACCATGGATCCAGAGCATATGGCATGGATGGCTGACCAGATCCCCAGGGCTCGTCATCTGCACTGCCCCAATGGAAGCCATATGGCTATGTATGACGATCAGCAGGTTTACTTTGATGGCCTGGTAAGATTCATTTATGATGTTGAGAAAGGAAAAATCTGA